One genomic window of Candidatus Nitrospira inopinata includes the following:
- a CDS encoding D-sedoheptulose-7-phosphate isomerase, with the protein MNAPLKDSALNAFSDSARVKEQFARDHADRIAQVARLMADAFRQGNKVLLFGNGGSATDAAHIAAEFVGRYMRNRQPLPAIALATDIAAITCIANDFGYEELFARQVRAHGRKGDVAIAISTSGNSPNVLKGVEAARECGLTTVAWTGAKGSKLAGMVDYPFIVPSTVTSRIQESHITLGHVLCELVEEQLLGAS; encoded by the coding sequence ATGAACGCCCCGTTGAAAGACTCGGCCCTCAACGCATTCAGCGACAGCGCGCGCGTGAAGGAGCAGTTCGCCCGCGACCATGCCGACCGCATCGCGCAAGTCGCCCGCCTGATGGCCGACGCCTTCCGCCAGGGCAACAAGGTGCTGCTGTTCGGCAACGGCGGGAGCGCCACCGACGCGGCTCACATCGCGGCCGAATTCGTCGGACGCTACATGCGGAACCGCCAGCCGTTGCCCGCCATTGCCCTGGCGACCGACATCGCCGCGATCACCTGCATCGCCAATGACTTCGGCTACGAAGAACTCTTTGCCAGACAAGTGCGGGCGCACGGACGAAAAGGCGACGTCGCGATCGCGATCAGCACCAGCGGCAACTCGCCCAACGTGTTGAAAGGCGTCGAAGCGGCCCGCGAGTGCGGATTGACCACGGTGGCCTGGACCGGCGCAAAGGGCAGCAAGCTGGCCGGCATGGTGGATTATCCCTTCATCGTTCCCTCCACGGTCACGTCCCGCATTCAAGAAAGCCACATCACGCTCGGCCACGTCCTCTGCGAACTGGTCGAGGAACAACTGCTCGGCGCATCCTAG
- a CDS encoding TIGR02710 family CRISPR-associated CARF protein — MGAILGEAVRRVKREAARRVRYGRIERAWNRWYSPGAMAQDQPVKALVIALVNDPAAAVYSINRLKPDKLCFVLPESGKGVVESAVQPKIERMPQRWDWIILADTEEFAGCHRTLAASLPDLLRTWEVQPGELVVELTGATPAMAGALSVATLPWSSRIVWLVPARGEGDDDVIDLEGRRWAWTQTNPWDEAAAVSRREGCELFNKGDFSAAAKLFHEVELRVSGGGKPLYRALADVAEGYERWERFHYRQAWDKLKGALKALEMASLWGGPPGVKTTVSGIKANVGFLERLVLDPAEVKELLVADLLAHATRRLQVSRDPEGAMVALLRALEASAQSRLFKQYQIKSWDVRPESLPPALQETCRTCYLDDIDGKYKLPLPAQFRALAGLGDQLGQSFLREWPAMKPLLDAASHAVLGHGFEPIRGERVQQLYEVVVKLTGVTESALPKFPALAL, encoded by the coding sequence ATGGGCGCGATTCTAGGGGAGGCGGTCCGACGTGTCAAACGTGAAGCCGCAAGACGTGTCCGTTACGGTCGAATTGAACGGGCGTGGAACCGATGGTATAGTCCGGGCGCCATGGCGCAGGATCAACCGGTCAAAGCTCTTGTGATCGCGCTGGTGAATGATCCGGCGGCGGCGGTCTATTCGATCAATCGACTGAAGCCCGACAAGTTGTGTTTTGTCCTGCCGGAAAGCGGAAAGGGCGTGGTGGAGTCGGCGGTGCAGCCCAAGATCGAGCGGATGCCGCAGCGGTGGGACTGGATCATTCTCGCCGATACGGAGGAGTTTGCCGGTTGCCACCGGACGCTCGCCGCGTCCTTGCCCGACCTCTTGCGGACGTGGGAAGTGCAGCCGGGCGAACTGGTCGTCGAGCTCACTGGCGCGACTCCGGCCATGGCCGGGGCCCTGTCGGTCGCCACGCTGCCCTGGAGCTCCCGGATCGTCTGGCTCGTTCCGGCTCGCGGGGAAGGGGATGATGACGTCATCGATTTGGAAGGACGCCGATGGGCGTGGACGCAAACGAACCCGTGGGATGAAGCGGCGGCGGTCTCCCGACGGGAAGGGTGTGAGTTGTTTAACAAGGGCGACTTTTCCGCCGCCGCGAAGCTGTTTCATGAGGTGGAGCTGCGGGTCAGCGGCGGCGGGAAGCCGTTGTATCGCGCCTTGGCCGACGTGGCTGAAGGATACGAGCGGTGGGAACGGTTTCACTACCGACAGGCATGGGACAAGCTCAAGGGGGCGCTCAAGGCGTTGGAGATGGCGTCGCTCTGGGGAGGGCCGCCGGGGGTGAAAACGACGGTGTCCGGCATCAAAGCCAACGTGGGTTTTCTGGAGCGGCTGGTGCTGGACCCGGCGGAGGTCAAGGAGCTGCTGGTGGCCGATTTGTTGGCCCATGCAACCCGACGCCTTCAGGTTTCGCGAGATCCTGAAGGAGCGATGGTCGCGCTCCTCCGCGCCCTCGAAGCTTCTGCGCAGAGTCGGCTTTTCAAGCAATATCAGATCAAAAGTTGGGACGTGCGGCCGGAATCCCTTCCGCCCGCCCTCCAGGAAACCTGTCGAACCTGCTATCTGGACGACATCGACGGCAAATACAAGTTGCCTCTGCCGGCGCAGTTTCGCGCGTTGGCCGGGTTGGGCGATCAATTGGGCCAATCGTTTCTTCGCGAATGGCCGGCCATGAAGCCGCTGCTCGATGCGGCGTCCCATGCCGTGCTCGGTCACGGTTTCGAGCCGATCAGAGGCGAGCGCGTCCAACAACTGTACGAAGTGGTCGTCAAGCTAACGGGTGTCACGGAGTCGGCGTTGCCGAAATTTCCGGCCCTGGCCCTTTAG